Below is a window of Oscillatoria salina IIICB1 DNA.
GTAGGGTTAAAGGAGATTTGGCTAAACCTTGTTTCTCAGCAAAATAATCTACTAACCAATTATCTAAATCCGAACCGCCTAAATTGGCTCCGGCTTTGGCTAAAACACGCGCTGTTTTCGGTCGTTGATTGGAATTTTCACCTAATAATTTTTCTCCCCATTTGAGGATAAAACCTGTTGGTTTCTGTTGATTTTTGGCACCTAAATCCACGCGAACTAAGGATAAATCTAGGGTTCCGCCACCAAAATCTATTACTAACAAAACTTCGCCTTCCGCAGCATATCCTAAAGCGGCGGCGGTTGGTTCGTCGAGGATTCGTACTTGTTCTACTGGTAAAGATTGACAGACTTTTGTTAACCAGTGACGATAAGCTTCAAAACTGTCTATGGGAACTGTTAAAAACAGAGAATCTGAGGATTCTTGTGTTTGGAGTTTACTAATGATTTCTGCGAGAAACCATTCTCCTACTTGCTCAAATGTTACCGTTTTTTCGTCTAATTCTGGTAAAAAACCTTGAATTTCTGCACCGATACCTCGTTTAAAGCTGCGGAAAAAACGAGGATCGTTAGCTAAATCGAGTCCGCGATCGCGCACCGTTTGCCCAATTATAACTTCACCTACCGAGGCATCCTCCACATAAGCCAAACTCGGAATTAACGGTGGATTCTTGGCTATCTGCTGAGATATTCCCGGTAAACTTAGGGTTTCCGGTTGTTGTGTCGCTGCATTCCAACGGGCGATTACTGTGTTGCTCGTACCAAAATCAATTGCAATTGTCATTAACCAGTTCTTGCTTATCGTCTGAGGTGTTTTTTCATTTTGCCTTATTTGCACGAGTTTTGAGCAAAATTTTCGGAGGTTATCAAAAATAACCTCCGACGTTTGCTTGTTTTAATTTTCAGCCAGAATTTTTTTTAAGCTATCTGATATGAGAGCAATTTCTGTCTGGTTTTCGCAAAGAAGTTGTTTTTCTTCCTGCTAGAGGATTCTTCCTCCTTCGTTTCCTCGGCTTCGGCGGCTAATACGAGCATTTTATCGCTGCTGCGTACCACCATTTCGCCTCGGTTGACTGCTTCTCGCCATTGACGACCAATTTTCCAAGCGTGAAACTTCGCTGGATTCCAACGAGGGTTGACTGGATACCCAGCAAAACCAGCACGTAACGCTGCTTGGTTGGTACTAGGTATGGGGGTACGCACTAAGATTCCTTCTGCCAAGTCAACCACGTAGATATTTTGGTTGTTAATTGCCTTTGACATGGATTTCACCCCCTTTTTATTCAGTATTATTTAAATCATATTACAATTTATTAAAATAGGAGATTATTTTTTGGTTTTTATTCTAGTTCCTTCATTCCCAAGTCTTTTTACCATATTTTTTAGTTCATGTCAAGCACTTAGGAAAGTCTCGCTACGGCTAAACCTTGAATTAAATTACCACAAGTTTAAAAGTTAATCCGGGCGATCGCGTCATTCGCGAAAATCTTCTTTTTCTTTATTGTATTACAGCGTACTACAAATGACAAGTCACCAGAGTAAGTAAACAACGCTTAATATTTCGTAATTTTTTTTAAACTAAAAATAGCTAACCAAATTCAATTAACGATGATGCCGCGATTACGACCCGAACAGCGTACCAAACTCGACGATACTGAGGATACACTATTTTATTCTGTGCCTCGTTTAGTTACTCATGTAGATGACAATTTTATCGACCAACTGACAAATCTTTATCGAGAGAGACTCAAACCGAAGACACGGATTTTCGATATGATGAGTAGTTGGGTATCTCATCTTCCTTCTGAGATGGAATTCGCCCATGTGGAAGGACACGGAATGAACGAAGAAGAATTGGCGAAAAATCCGCGCCTCGACCATTATTTTATTCAAGATTTGAACCAAAATCCACAATTACCCTTAGCCGATGCAGATTTTGATGCAGTTTTGAACTGCGTTTCAGTACAATATTTGCAATATCCAGATGCGATCTTTAGCGAAATTCAGCGCATTCTCAAACCTGGAGGAATTGCGATTATCAGCTTTTCCAATCGAATGTTTTTCAATAAAGCGATCGCGGCTTGGCGAGAAAACACCGAAGCCGGTAGAGTAAAATTGGTAAAAAGCTATTTTCAGTCAGTTCCCGGATTTAGCGAACCAGAAATCATTGTGAATCAGTCGAGTATTCCGAGTTTCTTGCAAATGCTCGGTGTCGGTGGTACAGATCCATTTTACGCCGCGATCGCCCAGAAAGAAACTAACACTTAAACGGGCGATCGCTTGGGAAGATAATTTTCTAACCTAACCCCCCAACCCCCTTCCCTACAACCGAAGGGGGAGTAATTAATAACTGAATCATTATCAAAATTCTCCCCTCTCCTAGCAGGAAGATAATTTTCTAACCTAACCCCCCAACCCCCTTCCCTACAACCGAAGGGGGAGTAATTAATAACTGAATCATTATCAAAATTTTCCCCTCTCCTAGCAGGAAGATAATTTTCTAACCTAACCCCCCAACCCCCTTCCCTACGAGGGTAGGGGGAGTAATTAATAACTGAATTATTCTCAAAATTCTCCCCTCTCCTCGCAGGAGAGGGGTTGGGGGAGAGGTTATCTAAAATCCAGTGCTACTCAGCATCAAAATTCTCCCCTCTCCTCGCAGGAGAGGGATTGGGGGAGAGGTTATCTAAAATCCAGTGCTACTCAGCATCAATTTCCGCTAAAATTGCCGTAGCCGAGGAATAAAGTTCTTGATGGCAATGACCATTACTAGCCATTAAACCACCCCACTGATTCACATCACCAGTATTGTAAACAATCGGCTCGCCCTCAAAATTAGTAAATTTTCCGCCAGCTTCAGTTAAAATCAACTCAGGCGCGGCAAAATCCCAATCTTTCGGCGCAGATTTGCCCGAAAGCGAGATATAAACATCACATCGCTGTTCCACAATCGTCGAGATTTTACAACCCACGCTACCAACATAATTACGTTCATTAAACGGTATACGTGCTAACATTTCATTCAAACGTTTGTCGCGGTGAGAACGACTAGCAACCAAATTCAAATCTTCAATGCGATCGCGATCGCTAACTCGCAACTGCTCAACTTTACCATCCTTCGTTTCCACAAAACTACCGCCACCTCTCGTCGCAAAATAGACTTTTTCCAGTTCCGGGACGGCAACCACAGCCAAAACCGGGCGTTTCTGGTAAGTTAAAGCAATATGAACCGCATATTCGCCCGTTTTCTCGATAAAATCCCGCGTACCATCGAGAGGATCGACAATCCAAACCCAATCACCAGGAACAGGTTTTGAACCACCAGCTTTGTAAGTTTCCTCACTCAGATAGCCAAAATGTTCCTCACTAAAAGCAGCCTGTAAATGTTCGAGAATATAGTGATTAGCGGCGATATCAGCAGCCGTAACCGGACCATCCTTTTTTTCCTCAACCTCCAAATCGCCCTCATTCGCTTTACCGCGATAATACGATCGCAGAATTTCGCCCGCTTCCCAACCCACTTTACGCGCGATCGCCACCATTTCTTCTAACTGCTCAAAATAATTAATACCCAAAACCTTCACCGCCTCTGTTAAGTTTCTTGTTCAACAAAAATTGTAAACGATCGCTCAATTATCGTTGCATCCACTGACGAGTTCCCCAAGATTGACAAGCAAAAGCGGCAATTTTCGCCGAATTTGACAGCGCCTCAATAAAATTTGTTTGGAGAATATAATGGCAAAAAGCACCGTGAAAAATATCCCCAGCGCCGAGAGTATCTACTGCGGTAATTTGCGGTACTGCCAATTCTCCCCTTTCACCTTCACTGAAATATTTAATCGGTTTTTCTCCATTTGTTAAAGCAATCTGAGTAATTTCACTACTATGAAGATAAGCAAAAACCTCAGCTTGCGATTCACAACCAGGAGGGAAAAAATTAGCCGAAACTATCGCATAATCAGCCCAACAGAGAACTTTTTCAAACCCCGGTTTCCAACTTCCACCATCCACAACAACCGGAATCTTTTTTGCTTTCGCTTGTTTCGCCAAATATTCACTAACAATCATTTGATGTCCATCGATTAAAACCACATCCACATCATCTAAGATATCTGCGGGAATCGCGGAAACATCAGCTTGAGATTTAACCGCATTGACAGAAATCACAGCGCGATCGCCAGTAAATGCAGTACTAATAGTCGAAGACACAGGCGGAGAATCCACGCGATCTTTATCCAGATCGATCGCATTCACTTGACAAGCTTCTAAATCAGCTCGAATTAAATTACTAATCGGATGTTTACCAATCGCTCCCAAGATAGATGCTTGATTTTTAAAATAACTAAAAGTAACCGCCGCATTAGTAGCCGGACCTCCAGCCGCTATAGTGTCATTAGAAGCAACAACCTTTTGATTTCTTTCAGGAAATTCATCAGTTAGATACAGAATATCTAAAGTAACCAATCCGACAAACAAACCATTTTTCATCATTTTGAAACAAATTTCTCCTCTAACAGAAAATATAGGTTATATATGATAGAATTTTTCCCAAATCTAGCCCTTTGGTCAAAATTATTTCCCATAGGATTATCTCACCCATCGGGATTTATGCCTCACGGAACTTGCTATCTTTGGAAACCAGAATTAGTAATTTTACATAGTGCTTCCGACTTACTCACTGGATTTGCTTACTATTCCATTCCAGCCATGCTCATTTACTTCGTTCGCAAGCGTGAAGATTTGCCTTTCCCGTGGATTTTTTGGATGTTTGGTGCTTTTATCATCTTTTGCGGTACAACTCACTTAGCAGAAGTTTGGACGCTATGGTATCCTAGCTACTGGCTATCTGGAGCCTTAAAATTAGCCACAGCAGGCATTTCACTCTATACTGCCATCGAACTCTTCCCCTTAATTCCTAAAGCCTTAGAATTACCTAGTCCCGCACAACTAGAAGCAACCAACCGCAAATTAGAGCAGGAAATCAGTGAAAGAAAACAAGCAGAAGCCGCATTGCAAAACAGCGAAGCACGCTTACGCTCAATTTTTGAAGCCGCAGCGATCGGTATTACTGTAACTGACAATCAAGGAATTTTACTAACCGCAAATCCCGCTTTCAGAAAAATTTTAGGTTATAGTGAAAAACAATTAACTCAAATGCGTTTTAGCGATCTCACCCATCCAGAGGATAGAGAAGTCAATTGGGAACTTTTTCAAGAATTATTTACTGGCAAACGGGAATTATACCACATAGAAAAGCGTTTTCTTCGCAATACCCAAGAGATAGTTTGGGCTAATCTTACTGTTTCTCTACTGCGAGATCCAGATAACCAGCCCCAATTCGCGATCGCCATGATTGAAGACATTACCGAACGCAAAAAAACGGAAAAAGCACTACTTCAATATCACCAACATCTCGAAGAATTAGTAGGAGCGCGTACTACTGAACTTACCTTAGCTAACGAACAACTTTCTTGGCAAGCTAGCCACGATTCGCTTACTGGATTAGTCAATCGGAACGAGTTTGAAAAACAGTTACAAGATGCTATTTTGAGTTGCAAATCCCTCCAACAATCTCACAGTCTTCTCTATCTAGATTTAGACAGATTTAAAATTGTCAACGATACCTGCGGTCATATTGCTGGCGATGAATTATTACGTCAAGTTAGTAATATTTTAGCAAATAACTGCCGCAAATCCGATCTGCTCGCTCGCTTAGGAGGCGATGAATTTGCTTTGTTACTTTACAATTCTACTTTAGAAGGAGGAGAGTCGATCGCGCAAAATATTCTCGAAAAAATTCAAGAGTTTCGCTTTGTTTGGCAAAATCAATCTTTCACTATTGGTGTTAGCATCGGCTTGGTTCTGATTGACTGTATTAGCTTTAATGTTGAAGAAGTTATTAATGCTGCTGATGCTGCTTGTTATGCTGCTAAAAGTTACGGACGGAATCGAATTTACATTTATCAAAAAAATGATAAAGACTTGTCACAAGCTAAAG
It encodes the following:
- a CDS encoding class I SAM-dependent methyltransferase; translated protein: MMPRLRPEQRTKLDDTEDTLFYSVPRLVTHVDDNFIDQLTNLYRERLKPKTRIFDMMSSWVSHLPSEMEFAHVEGHGMNEEELAKNPRLDHYFIQDLNQNPQLPLADADFDAVLNCVSVQYLQYPDAIFSEIQRILKPGGIAIISFSNRMFFNKAIAAWRENTEAGRVKLVKSYFQSVPGFSEPEIIVNQSSIPSFLQMLGVGGTDPFYAAIAQKETNT
- a CDS encoding 3'(2'),5'-bisphosphate nucleotidase CysQ family protein, with amino-acid sequence MKVLGINYFEQLEEMVAIARKVGWEAGEILRSYYRGKANEGDLEVEEKKDGPVTAADIAANHYILEHLQAAFSEEHFGYLSEETYKAGGSKPVPGDWVWIVDPLDGTRDFIEKTGEYAVHIALTYQKRPVLAVVAVPELEKVYFATRGGGSFVETKDGKVEQLRVSDRDRIEDLNLVASRSHRDKRLNEMLARIPFNERNYVGSVGCKISTIVEQRCDVYISLSGKSAPKDWDFAAPELILTEAGGKFTNFEGEPIVYNTGDVNQWGGLMASNGHCHQELYSSATAILAEIDAE
- a CDS encoding sugar kinase yields the protein MMKNGLFVGLVTLDILYLTDEFPERNQKVVASNDTIAAGGPATNAAVTFSYFKNQASILGAIGKHPISNLIRADLEACQVNAIDLDKDRVDSPPVSSTISTAFTGDRAVISVNAVKSQADVSAIPADILDDVDVVLIDGHQMIVSEYLAKQAKAKKIPVVVDGGSWKPGFEKVLCWADYAIVSANFFPPGCESQAEVFAYLHSSEITQIALTNGEKPIKYFSEGERGELAVPQITAVDTLGAGDIFHGAFCHYILQTNFIEALSNSAKIAAFACQSWGTRQWMQR
- a CDS encoding EAL domain-containing protein, with translation MIEFFPNLALWSKLFPIGLSHPSGFMPHGTCYLWKPELVILHSASDLLTGFAYYSIPAMLIYFVRKREDLPFPWIFWMFGAFIIFCGTTHLAEVWTLWYPSYWLSGALKLATAGISLYTAIELFPLIPKALELPSPAQLEATNRKLEQEISERKQAEAALQNSEARLRSIFEAAAIGITVTDNQGILLTANPAFRKILGYSEKQLTQMRFSDLTHPEDREVNWELFQELFTGKRELYHIEKRFLRNTQEIVWANLTVSLLRDPDNQPQFAIAMIEDITERKKTEKALLQYHQHLEELVGARTTELTLANEQLSWQASHDSLTGLVNRNEFEKQLQDAILSCKSLQQSHSLLYLDLDRFKIVNDTCGHIAGDELLRQVSNILANNCRKSDLLARLGGDEFALLLYNSTLEGGESIAQNILEKIQEFRFVWQNQSFTIGVSIGLVLIDCISFNVEEVINAADAACYAAKSYGRNRIYIYQKNDKDLSQAKADIRWVKQIERAIIENKFQLYIQQIACLQKSSLANEDHYEVLLRLSDETGKIVSPMAFIPAAERYNLMGLIDRWVIGNFFAYLAQYSAKLLSQEKKLASIYTINLSGESINDDRLVEFLKQQFQIYQIPPQLICFEITETVAVSNLTKARQMIQEISKLGCCFALDDFGSGMSSFGYLKYLPVKYLKIDGQFIKDIVNDPLDRAIVEAINNIGHVVGMKTIGEFVSDENILQIIGELGVDYAQGYAVSKPHPLWEIED